GACGGATCGTCCGAATCGTCGCGATCTTGGCCCCGCCGACTTCGCTGATCTGCAAGGTATCGTTGGTGTCGTGCAGGATTTCGACCACTGCCGCGCGCGGAATGGCGAAATGCTGCCCCCTGCGCGCACGATAAGGCCCGGAATGATGGTGAGGGTGAGCGGGACGCGCAGCGTGATACAAAGGCCTTGGCCCAGCTGATTTTCGAGCGCGATGACGCCACCGATCCGCTCCACATTGGCGCGCACCACGTCCATGCCCACGCCCCGGCCGGAGATGGCGGTCACCCGGTTCGCCGTCGTCAGGCCCGCCTGGAAAATAAGGTCCAGCTTCTCCGCTTCGGACATCCGCGCAGCCGCATGAGCGGTCAATCGCCCGTTCGCGATCGCCTTGTCCACCAACCGGGCCGTATCGATGCCCGCCCCGTCGTCCGATATCGCGATGACGATCTGGTTACCTGACTGGCGCGCCTCCAGACGGAGCTTGCCTGCCTCCGGCTTACCGGCCGCACGCCGGATTTCGGGCGTCTCTATGCCATGGTCGATGCTGTTACGGACGATATGGGTGAGCGGATCGACGACCATCTCCACCATTTCGCGGTCCATTTCGACATCGCCGCCCTCCAGCGTCAAGTCGATACGCTTGCCCAGTTCCCGCCCCAGGTCACGCACCATGCGCGGGATAGCGGCAAACAGTCGATCCACTCGCTGCATCCGTGTCTTGGATATCACGTCGCGCATGTCGGCGACGCAGGTCGACAACCGTTCGAAGACATTGTCCAGCTCGGGGTCGGCGGATCGCTCGCGCAGCTTGCGGGACAATTCGTTGCGCGCCAGAACCATGTCCGACACGCCGTTCATCAACTGGTCGATCAGGCTGAGCGGCAAACGGATAGTTCGCGGACCGGATTGCGCGCCGCTGGGGCGAGCGACCGCCACCGATCCGGCGTCGACCACGACCTGTTCCGTCCCAGGCGGAGCAGCGCTCAGCGCGGCGATCAGGAAATCGTCATTCTCGTTGGGCAGCGCAGCGCCGATCGCGACGGCTTCGGTCAGTTCCCCGATACGGTCCATGATGCCCAGCACCGCACTAACCGTCGCCGGGTCGGCGCTGCGGTTGCCCGCACGAATTTCGGACAGCACATCCTCCGCCGCATGGCTCAACCGCTCGAACCGCGGCAGGTTCAGGAAACCGCAGCTGCCCTTCACCGTGTGGAAGAAACGGAATATGGCGTCCAGCCGATGGCTATCCGACGGGTCGGCTTCCCAGGCGACGACTTCGCCGGCCAGAGCCTCCAGCGTCTCCTGGGTCTCGGATATGAATTCCTGTAATAGTTCGTCCATCGCCTCAAGGCCCCAACGCTGCGCGCCACGGCACCATGATGGGGCGTGGTTAAAGGGGCGTTAAAGGCAAAAATAAAGGACGGCACGAAACGTGAAAAAGGGCGCCGCGAACAAACGCGACGCCCCTTAAGGCCTGAAGCGGCAGAGCTAGGCTCTATTACTTCTTTTCGGTCTTCTCGACGGCGTCGGCAGCCTTTTCGCCTGCTTCGCGCGTGGCGGCGGCCTTGTTTTCCAGAACGTCGGCAGCATTTTCAGCCGCGTTTTCAGCATTGCCACTCAGATTATCAGCCATGGCTTCCATATTGTCGGCCTGGTTGTCGAGGGCGTCCGCCTGGTTCTCGTATGCGTTCTCGACCTTGTTTTCCTTGGCGGAATCGCAGGCGGCGAGCGCGACAAGGCTGGCAAGACCAAGGACTGTGACGAAAGTTTTCACGGCGTTTTCTCCTGTTTGGGCCCTCGGGGGCTGACGTCATACGGCGAGGGTTCCTCGTGGCGATCTGCCATCTGGAACCCTGACGCCGATCAACCGGTCGCGCCCATGATGGTTCCCGTCGCACACTCGTTTCGTCGCAAAAACGATTATTTTTTGAGCGAATCGCGAATTTCGCGCAGCAGCATGATGTCCTCGGGTGTGGGCGCTGGAGAAGCAGGGGCAGGTTCGGGCTTGACGGTCAATTTGTTCATGACCTTGACCAGAAGGAAAATGATGAAGGCCAGGATGATGAAATTGACCAGCACGGTCAGGAACTGGCCCCAGCCGAACATGGCGACCCCCGCCGCCTTCAGATCGGCATAGCTTTCCGGATTGCCCTTGAACCCGGCGGGCAGTTCGCCCAGCCGCAGGAAATAGCCCGAAAAATCCGCACCACCGAAGAGGAAGCCTACGACGGGCATGATCAGATCGTCGGTCAGCGATTTGGTAATGGTCGCAAAAGCGCCGCCGATGATAACGCCGACGGCCAGGTCCATCACATTGCCGCGGTTGATGAATGTCTTGAATTCGGAAATCAGTCCCATCGGGGAACTCCCTGCCTGTCTGCGATAATATCAGGATGGCCCGTTGCGCCGCCCAGGACAACGCCCTATTTCCACAGGCGAAACAAAAGCCGAGGATGTTCCATGACGCGCCTGCGCCGCCTATCCACTCTCCTGCTGCCGGTCTTCGGCGCGCTTGCCCTCTCCGCTTGCGGCATCAACAGCGTGCCCGCTGCGGAGGAAGAGGCGAAGGCCAAATGGGCGGATGTCCAGGCGCAATATCAGCGCCGCTCCAATCTGGTGGGCAATCTCGTCGCCACCGTCAAGGCAGCGGGCAAGCAGGAGCAGGCTACGCTGGTCGGCGTGACCGAAGCCCGTGCGAAGGCGACATCGGTGCAGGTGAATGCGGAGGATCTCTCCGACCCTGCCAAGGTTGCCCAGTTCCAGGCGGCGCAGGCGCAATTGAGCCAGGGCCTTGGTCGTCTGCTCGCGTCGGTGGAGGCCTATCCTGATCTCAAGACCAACCAGAACTATCTGAACTTGCAATCGCAGCTGGAAGGCACGGAAAACCGCATCGCCGTCGCCATTCGCGACTATAATGGCGCGGTCCAGGCGTATAACACGCGCATCCGCACCTTCCCCGACGCGATCGGCGCAAAGATCATCCATGGCGCCAAGCCCATGACCCCGTTCCAGGCGACCACGCCGGGCGCGGAGGAGGCGCCGAAGGTCGACTTCGGCAACTGATCCGGTGCTTGCCCGCCTGTTTCTGATTATCGCGCTGCTGGTCTGGACACCGTCAGCGTGGGCGCAAAACTTTCCCAAGTTCGATGACAAGGGTGTGGTCGATGCGGCGAACCTGCTCGACCCCGCGCAGGAACAGGCGCTCAGCCAGAAACTGATCGCGCAGAAAAAGGCGAGCGGGCGCTCCGTGGTGGTGGCGACCATCCCCGATCTTCAGGGCTATGACATCTCCGACTTCGGCTACCGGCTCGGCAGAGCCTGGGGCATTGGCGACAAGGACAGCAACGGCGCGGTGCTGATCGTCGCGCCTGCGGAACGCAAGATCCGGATCGAGGTCGGCTATGGGCTGGAGGGCGTGTTGACCGACGCCCTGTCCGCACAGATCATCCGCAACAGCATCGCCCCGCGCTTCAAGGCGGGCGACATCGCAGGCGGGATAGACGCCGGGGTCGACCAGATCACCGGTTTGCTCGCCCTCCCACCCGATCAGGCCAAGGCACGCGCCGCAGCGGCGGAGGCGGCGCAGCGCAAGCAGAATGACGGCGGCGGCGCGATGATCGGTTTCTGGCTCATCCTGTTCATCGTCTTCTTCGTCGCCCTGCCGCTGCTATCGCGCGCGCGCGGGGGCAAGCGCTATGGGCGGGGCGGCGGCAGCGCGCCGATCATACTGTGGGGGCCGGGAACCGGCGGTTCTGGCTGGGGATCGGGCGGGTCCAGTTGGGGCGGTTCAGGCTGGGGCGGCGGCGACAGCGGTGGTGGCTTTTCGGGTGGCGGCAGCTTCGGCGGCGGCGGCGCCTCGGGAGATTGGTGATGCAGCTTCATCTGTCGCAGGCCGACCATGACCTCGTATCGGCCGCCGTGGCGGAGGCCGAAGCGCATACGTCGGGCGAGATCGTCACCATCGTCAGTCGGCGATCCGACAGCTATCATGACGTGGGCTTAAGCTGGGCCGCCGCCGCGGTGTTCATAGCTTTGGCCTTGATGGCGGCCTTCCCAGCGCATCTGCGCGCGTTCCTGTCCATGTTCCTGCTCGATTGGGAGCATGAACTGGCGGACTGGAAATTGTTGATGGGCTTGCTCGGCCTGCTCATCCTCAAATTTCTGCTTGTGCGCTATCTGCTGGCGATCATGCCGCTGCGCATGCTGATGACCCCCCGCGCGACCAAGGCGCGGCGGGTGCGCAGGCGCGCGATCCTGCTGTTTCGCACGGCCGCCGAAGCGCGCACGCGTGGGCGTACCGGTGTCCTCCTCTATCTCTCGCTCGACGAGCATCGCGCCGAAATCGTGGCCGACCGCGCGATCAACGACAAAGTCGCACCCGAAGCCTGGGGCGAGGCGATGGCGACCCTGATCGACGCCATCCGCGCCGGTCGGGCGGGCGAAGGGCTGGCTGCCGCCGTGCGGCAGGTGGGCGCAGTGCTGGCCGCGCATTTTCCGCGCGCCGACGACGACATCAACGAACTCCCCGACAGGCTGATCGAATTATGACCGA
This window of the Sphingobium sp. CR2-8 genome carries:
- the mscL gene encoding large conductance mechanosensitive channel protein MscL, whose translation is MGLISEFKTFINRGNVMDLAVGVIIGGAFATITKSLTDDLIMPVVGFLFGGADFSGYFLRLGELPAGFKGNPESYADLKAAGVAMFGWGQFLTVLVNFIILAFIIFLLVKVMNKLTVKPEPAPASPAPTPEDIMLLREIRDSLKK
- a CDS encoding LemA family protein, whose product is MTRLRRLSTLLLPVFGALALSACGINSVPAAEEEAKAKWADVQAQYQRRSNLVGNLVATVKAAGKQEQATLVGVTEARAKATSVQVNAEDLSDPAKVAQFQAAQAQLSQGLGRLLASVEAYPDLKTNQNYLNLQSQLEGTENRIAVAIRDYNGAVQAYNTRIRTFPDAIGAKIIHGAKPMTPFQATTPGAEEAPKVDFGN
- a CDS encoding TPM domain-containing protein, whose amino-acid sequence is MLARLFLIIALLVWTPSAWAQNFPKFDDKGVVDAANLLDPAQEQALSQKLIAQKKASGRSVVVATIPDLQGYDISDFGYRLGRAWGIGDKDSNGAVLIVAPAERKIRIEVGYGLEGVLTDALSAQIIRNSIAPRFKAGDIAGGIDAGVDQITGLLALPPDQAKARAAAAEAAQRKQNDGGGAMIGFWLILFIVFFVALPLLSRARGGKRYGRGGGSAPIILWGPGTGGSGWGSGGSSWGGSGWGGGDSGGGFSGGGSFGGGGASGDW
- a CDS encoding TPM domain-containing protein, which produces MQLHLSQADHDLVSAAVAEAEAHTSGEIVTIVSRRSDSYHDVGLSWAAAAVFIALALMAAFPAHLRAFLSMFLLDWEHELADWKLLMGLLGLLILKFLLVRYLLAIMPLRMLMTPRATKARRVRRRAILLFRTAAEARTRGRTGVLLYLSLDEHRAEIVADRAINDKVAPEAWGEAMATLIDAIRAGRAGEGLAAAVRQVGAVLAAHFPRADDDINELPDRLIEL